One window of Pseudobacteriovorax antillogorgiicola genomic DNA carries:
- a CDS encoding flotillin family protein has translation MEASTSILTIAGIIFGGLITFGIIFARLYKRASKEISYVRTGFGGQKVVMNGGALVFPVLHEVIPVNMNTLRLEVRRDKNQALITRDRMRVDVVAEFYVRVQPTVDSIANAAQTLGQRTMQREELKDLVEGKFVDALRAVAAEMSMTELHEKRIDFVQKVQQAVMEDLLKNGLELESVSLTGLDQTSKEFFNPNNAFDAEGLTRLTEEIERRRKIRNDIEQDTEIQISNKNLESQRLKLEIDRESEYAKLKQEQEVSLERASQESTIAKEQFAKQKEAQQAEIAAKQEIDQSQILAERAIEEERIKKQKEVETQQIEKQKMIEIANQEREIAIAEKSKAQSEAKAVADKARALAVQAEESVKSARETEIAERAKQIELIEATKEAERAAIAIKVSAEAEKQAADDKAEAMKIEAEAEALKTRIVAEGEAQAETARAEAAKVRYTVEAEGQKALNEAANLLSSDQVDMKVKLDLIKNLESIIRESVKPMESIEGIKIFQLDGLSNASGSQHSTGPSSSSNLADQVVNSALKYRAQAPLLDSLLGELGLKGSDINGLTNAFKAKNIDPSASELKSIENDSVQLKQEETRNELPPLPNEDDGQIA, from the coding sequence ATGGAAGCATCTACTTCAATCTTGACTATCGCTGGGATAATTTTTGGTGGATTGATTACTTTTGGTATCATCTTTGCTCGACTGTACAAGCGGGCTTCGAAGGAGATCTCCTACGTTCGTACTGGATTTGGAGGTCAAAAGGTAGTCATGAATGGGGGTGCTTTAGTATTTCCTGTACTCCACGAAGTCATTCCTGTAAATATGAATACACTCAGACTAGAGGTACGCCGGGATAAAAACCAGGCTCTTATTACCCGCGATCGCATGCGAGTGGATGTAGTAGCTGAGTTCTACGTCCGGGTTCAGCCAACAGTAGACTCCATAGCCAATGCTGCTCAAACACTCGGTCAAAGAACTATGCAACGAGAAGAGCTAAAGGACTTGGTAGAAGGCAAGTTTGTCGATGCTCTAAGAGCTGTTGCAGCAGAAATGAGTATGACAGAGCTTCACGAAAAACGGATCGATTTTGTCCAGAAAGTCCAGCAAGCTGTCATGGAAGACCTTTTAAAGAACGGCTTAGAGCTAGAGTCTGTGTCTCTCACAGGCCTAGACCAAACTTCAAAAGAGTTTTTCAACCCTAATAATGCGTTCGATGCTGAAGGTTTGACTCGACTTACAGAAGAAATTGAACGACGTAGAAAGATTCGAAACGACATCGAGCAGGATACTGAAATTCAGATATCTAATAAAAACCTGGAGAGTCAGAGGCTTAAATTGGAGATCGATAGGGAATCAGAGTATGCCAAATTAAAACAGGAACAAGAAGTGTCCTTAGAACGAGCAAGTCAGGAATCTACAATTGCGAAAGAGCAGTTTGCAAAGCAAAAGGAAGCTCAACAAGCAGAAATCGCCGCCAAGCAGGAAATTGACCAAAGCCAAATCCTCGCGGAGCGAGCCATTGAAGAAGAGCGAATCAAAAAGCAAAAAGAAGTTGAAACCCAGCAGATTGAAAAACAGAAGATGATAGAAATCGCCAATCAGGAGCGAGAGATCGCAATCGCAGAAAAGTCTAAGGCTCAGTCTGAGGCAAAAGCAGTTGCCGATAAAGCTCGCGCTTTGGCAGTTCAAGCCGAGGAATCAGTGAAATCTGCAAGAGAGACTGAGATTGCCGAGCGAGCTAAGCAGATCGAATTGATTGAAGCAACTAAAGAAGCCGAACGAGCCGCTATTGCTATCAAGGTTTCAGCTGAAGCGGAAAAACAGGCTGCTGACGATAAGGCTGAAGCAATGAAAATTGAAGCTGAGGCTGAAGCCTTAAAGACTAGAATCGTTGCAGAAGGTGAAGCTCAAGCTGAAACAGCGCGAGCGGAGGCGGCAAAAGTTCGATATACAGTTGAGGCTGAAGGCCAAAAAGCATTGAATGAAGCAGCCAATCTACTCTCTAGCGATCAAGTCGACATGAAAGTTAAACTAGACTTGATTAAGAACCTTGAAAGTATTATTCGGGAAAGCGTTAAACCAATGGAAAGCATCGAAGGTATTAAAATCTTCCAGCTCGATGGTCTAAGTAACGCGAGTGGCTCTCAGCACAGCACAGGCCCTTCTTCTAGCAGCAATCTTGCTGATCAAGTTGTAAACAGCGCGCTCAAATATCGGGCGCAAGCTCCTCTTCTAGACTCCTTACTAGGAGAACTTGGGCTAAAAGGCAGCGATATCAACGGTCTAACCAATGCATTTAAGGCTAAAAATATAGATCCGAGTGCTTCGGAGCTGAAGAGTATTGAGAATGATTCAGTACAGCTGAAGCAAGAGGAGACTCGAAATGAGCTTCCTCCACTACCGAATGAAGACGACGGCCAAATTGCTTAG
- a CDS encoding YqiJ family protein → MEFLLHDSNVLFTASLTVVCLIFTLELLGLILGTGFLSSFEAMIEIDLGSTPVIENGLSLFHIRKIPSSFLIVLFFLCFGLSGYLLHGITIGLFGFDLPVWVSWLPALILAVPMMTIGSALIAKIMPQDESSAVERSSFVGKIATITLGTAKANNPAQAKLKDEHGQTHYIMIEPEQQDECWSQGEHVIVLSQKGSSYIGFKDNSIDWKIH, encoded by the coding sequence ATGGAATTTTTACTGCACGATAGTAATGTCCTTTTTACCGCAAGCCTGACAGTTGTTTGCCTCATATTTACCCTAGAACTCTTGGGTCTTATTTTAGGAACGGGGTTTCTCTCTAGTTTCGAAGCAATGATCGAAATTGATCTTGGCAGCACTCCAGTCATAGAGAATGGTCTGTCTCTTTTCCATATAAGAAAAATTCCCTCTTCTTTTTTGATTGTCCTGTTTTTCCTATGTTTCGGGTTATCAGGTTATCTCCTTCACGGAATCACTATAGGCTTGTTTGGGTTCGACCTTCCTGTTTGGGTTAGCTGGCTACCGGCTCTCATTCTTGCTGTGCCTATGATGACAATTGGTTCAGCCTTAATTGCTAAAATCATGCCTCAAGATGAATCCTCTGCCGTAGAAAGATCAAGCTTTGTGGGGAAGATTGCAACCATAACTTTAGGAACGGCTAAAGCCAATAACCCAGCTCAAGCAAAACTAAAGGACGAACACGGGCAAACCCACTACATTATGATAGAGCCCGAACAGCAAGACGAATGCTGGAGTCAAGGAGAACATGTTATCGTTTTGAGTCAAAAGGGCTCTTCATATATTGGTTTTAAAGACAATAGTATCGACTGGAAAATTCACTAA
- a CDS encoding phytase, with the protein MTAFSMSKVGILGLCLGSLASLGYGSHFKDTVVVSPVAETTPIPQGLDSTDDAEIWLHPTDAKRSLVLGVSKNKDNDDGSSGDGGLYVYDLNGKEIESFKVGRLNNVDIAYDVGLDKQSIDLAVASNRKNDSISLFSISDRRGITRIKSLPEIPLTDEPYGICTSKHPENKRDALVFLPLKSGKVLIYHLKGYRNKFVSKALPSIDLTKYTSATEQAFIKELILKDVTHDYNSDPDEREEIDQEGGIEAVVAAEFEESGHQLEGCVVDQENEVVYIGMERLGIWRVDLDELDNEPSLAVRVTGSKVDGVPAGEFPFTDDVEGLSLYHRGKGKGYLIASMQGISQFAFFDLEKMSESDGNEDSGYLGSLKIDDSRLFDKVTDSDGLAIMSAPLPHFPNGMMVVHDDQNTSSDGSTVNANYKYIDMRDVIQSFDGALKANRYWNPR; encoded by the coding sequence ATGACAGCATTTTCCATGTCAAAAGTAGGTATTTTAGGACTTTGCTTAGGCTCTTTAGCATCGCTAGGCTATGGCTCCCATTTCAAAGACACCGTCGTGGTTAGCCCCGTAGCAGAGACAACCCCGATTCCGCAGGGGCTTGATTCAACAGACGATGCCGAGATCTGGCTTCATCCCACTGATGCTAAGCGCTCGCTCGTTCTTGGCGTTAGCAAAAACAAAGATAATGATGATGGCAGTTCGGGCGATGGGGGCCTCTACGTTTATGATTTGAATGGCAAGGAAATAGAATCATTCAAAGTCGGGCGACTAAACAATGTGGATATTGCCTATGATGTCGGACTTGATAAGCAAAGCATAGACCTCGCCGTGGCAAGTAACCGGAAAAATGATTCTATCTCGCTTTTCAGCATTTCTGATCGCCGAGGTATCACCAGAATTAAAAGCCTCCCGGAGATACCATTGACCGATGAGCCTTACGGAATTTGTACCAGTAAGCATCCAGAGAACAAACGAGATGCCCTTGTCTTCTTGCCTCTAAAAAGCGGAAAGGTACTCATTTACCACCTCAAAGGCTATCGAAACAAGTTTGTTTCTAAGGCTCTACCATCGATAGATCTGACGAAGTACACATCTGCTACGGAACAAGCATTTATTAAAGAACTCATCCTGAAAGATGTCACACATGACTACAATTCAGACCCTGACGAACGTGAAGAGATTGATCAAGAAGGTGGAATTGAAGCCGTAGTCGCTGCGGAATTCGAGGAAAGTGGCCATCAACTTGAGGGATGTGTTGTAGATCAGGAAAACGAGGTCGTATATATCGGTATGGAGAGGCTCGGCATCTGGCGTGTCGACCTAGACGAACTCGACAACGAGCCTAGTCTTGCTGTGAGAGTCACGGGCAGTAAAGTTGATGGAGTCCCGGCTGGTGAGTTTCCATTTACTGATGATGTCGAGGGCTTATCCCTCTACCATAGGGGTAAGGGCAAGGGTTACCTCATAGCCTCCATGCAAGGCATTAGTCAATTTGCTTTCTTTGATCTAGAGAAGATGTCTGAATCTGATGGCAATGAGGACAGTGGCTACCTTGGTAGCTTAAAAATCGATGATAGTCGACTCTTTGATAAAGTCACAGATTCAGATGGCTTGGCAATTATGAGTGCGCCTCTTCCCCATTTTCCAAATGGGATGATGGTCGTGCACGATGATCAGAACACCTCATCGGATGGCAGTACCGTGAATGCGAACTATAAATACATAGATATGAGAGACGTGATTCAGTCTTTTGACGGAGCACTGAAAGCTAATCGGTACTGGAACCCGCGCTAG
- a CDS encoding 7TM diverse intracellular signaling domain-containing protein, with the protein MKTTTRKNTHSIIGQVIPFVLVFMLTLLSNLCLGSEADRLFVIHSDAQGPQINQHLKMMSQDSLITPKSAFQLRHLFKDLKVSAVGVQQKQIWLYVTILNPNGHEFIIEYPFPLVDKLDFYQLNDQGKVVKKSAVGDLRPFSNREIKHHLFTFQPDPSLVTSHLLLRFETNSPIITHLDMWYPEPFLSRVRMLTLSLGLCFGGMVTMAVFNFFIFLSARDRYFFYYFLYYISATWSLVGFSGLLVFIDPTRESINWFTNYGVVIGGQVTVVFASIFAISFLNMAESMRFWMRAMQFCSALAILAIIACLATDLSPEAVEFTIVSGSLASITIIVASISASIRKYRLAQYFTAAWLLLVIGNLSFMGTTQGLIPINDLTMNLQNIGVALEGLILSIALGYRLNLERKKTRTEMNQKYHYHKQLDKVFYPHQLSQMEGGLQLEETMPVNSSSACVIFFDIQDSSRLGYNINYEFFEAVMKRCHRLMISYYDPHELVANAFMIKEVGDGFLCSIGFPFKSPGSIYDNAVLLADQFNQILYQLARTHFQDREILSSIGIAAGEIKGSFPKIGMKQYDVFGDAIIKANRYESMRRVLIQKQRLKKGSITIISDEVYKNLSADLQDDYTKLDLHGLRIRDDEEARWLYYKYFNIRQVRIGVDHSKEKNQIELKGA; encoded by the coding sequence TTGAAGACAACCACTAGAAAAAACACTCACTCAATAATAGGTCAAGTGATTCCATTTGTCCTGGTCTTCATGCTTACTCTCCTAAGCAATCTATGCTTAGGGAGTGAAGCTGATCGACTTTTCGTGATCCATAGCGACGCTCAAGGCCCACAAATCAATCAACATCTTAAAATGATGAGTCAGGATTCCTTGATTACTCCTAAATCTGCGTTTCAGTTGAGGCACTTATTCAAAGATCTTAAGGTTAGCGCTGTAGGGGTGCAGCAGAAACAAATTTGGCTATATGTCACTATTTTGAATCCCAACGGCCACGAATTCATAATCGAATATCCGTTTCCATTGGTTGATAAACTCGACTTCTATCAGCTCAACGACCAGGGGAAGGTGGTTAAAAAAAGTGCCGTCGGTGATTTAAGACCCTTCTCAAACCGTGAAATCAAACATCATCTTTTCACTTTCCAGCCTGATCCAAGCCTCGTGACAAGCCACTTACTCCTTCGATTTGAGACTAACAGCCCCATCATCACCCATCTTGATATGTGGTACCCAGAGCCATTCCTTAGTCGGGTTCGTATGCTCACATTGAGTCTAGGACTATGTTTTGGAGGAATGGTAACCATGGCAGTCTTTAACTTTTTCATCTTCCTCAGTGCCAGAGATCGCTATTTCTTCTACTACTTTCTGTATTATATTTCAGCTACATGGAGTTTGGTAGGGTTCTCAGGTTTGCTGGTGTTTATCGACCCGACCCGAGAGTCAATCAATTGGTTCACAAACTACGGTGTGGTGATCGGTGGTCAAGTGACCGTAGTTTTTGCCAGCATCTTTGCAATTTCCTTCTTAAACATGGCAGAGTCTATGCGGTTCTGGATGCGAGCTATGCAATTTTGTTCCGCACTGGCTATCCTTGCAATTATCGCTTGTCTTGCCACTGACCTTTCCCCAGAGGCCGTCGAGTTTACGATTGTCAGTGGTTCCTTAGCAAGCATCACCATCATCGTGGCGAGCATTTCCGCCTCCATTCGCAAATATCGGTTGGCTCAGTACTTCACAGCGGCTTGGCTATTGCTCGTCATTGGCAATCTATCATTTATGGGCACCACACAAGGACTTATACCTATCAATGATCTGACAATGAACCTTCAAAACATAGGGGTGGCACTCGAAGGCTTGATCCTATCTATCGCTCTTGGATACCGCTTGAATTTAGAAAGAAAAAAAACCAGAACAGAGATGAATCAAAAGTATCACTATCATAAGCAGCTCGATAAAGTGTTCTACCCTCATCAACTCAGTCAGATGGAAGGTGGCCTTCAATTGGAAGAAACTATGCCTGTAAACTCATCATCTGCTTGCGTCATATTTTTTGACATCCAAGATAGCAGCCGACTCGGCTATAATATCAATTATGAGTTTTTCGAAGCGGTAATGAAGCGGTGTCACCGACTTATGATATCCTATTACGATCCCCATGAGCTGGTAGCAAATGCATTTATGATCAAGGAAGTGGGCGATGGTTTTCTTTGCTCCATTGGGTTTCCCTTTAAGTCTCCAGGATCTATCTATGATAATGCCGTACTGCTTGCAGACCAATTCAATCAAATTCTATATCAGCTAGCTCGAACCCACTTTCAAGATCGTGAGATTCTTAGCTCTATTGGAATCGCTGCGGGTGAAATCAAGGGTTCTTTTCCTAAAATTGGGATGAAGCAATACGATGTTTTCGGTGATGCCATCATCAAGGCCAATCGCTATGAAAGCATGCGCCGGGTTCTGATTCAAAAGCAGAGGCTAAAAAAAGGCAGCATTACAATTATTTCTGATGAAGTGTATAAAAACCTATCTGCCGATCTGCAAGACGACTATACCAAGCTTGATCTTCATGGCTTAAGAATTCGAGATGATGAGGAAGCTCGGTGGCTCTACTACAAATACTTCAATATCAGGCAGGTGCGAATTGGAGTTGACCACAGTAAAGAGAAGAATCAAATTGAACTTAAAGGAGCGTAG
- a CDS encoding DM9 repeat-containing protein codes for MRTLQVFCLATLAMGLSLACERKGPSPIQESQDYTGNMVIQEDLGPDRQGEDAIAAPERLLPELPLTYSTSFLYCDDFESPSAQSGLSQYEFHCALLHQGTKLPISPYQEGIEVAWSLNNLAADLANRVTITSLKQHKSWHAGFKVLAPSLEDMETIRSDGVIGIRFFAETVELGSAKTRISSSRVLWQSLNGNLPPANAYIAGSQIMATSLLYICRAYVNGAVIPGKAVDTTGLDNQGGVCYSLLDGQILTASTQTGIPFDILGYQNITDAEQLSWQAQEAGAIPEGAVSTGYLVDGTPLYSCRALQAGPAPDNIQDPNSNDGEPTPGYIKAGDTGCTYEYFGERTAESYEVLVRNRSSNPTVSSFTER; via the coding sequence ATGAGGACATTACAAGTATTCTGCTTGGCTACCTTGGCCATGGGACTCAGCCTGGCCTGCGAACGAAAAGGGCCTAGCCCAATACAAGAAAGTCAAGACTATACCGGCAACATGGTTATCCAAGAAGACCTTGGCCCTGATCGGCAAGGGGAAGACGCAATTGCGGCACCAGAGCGGCTACTGCCGGAACTACCACTTACTTATAGCACTAGTTTCCTGTACTGCGATGATTTTGAAAGCCCTTCGGCCCAAAGTGGCTTGAGCCAATACGAGTTTCACTGTGCCTTGCTTCACCAGGGCACGAAGCTGCCCATCTCACCTTACCAAGAGGGTATCGAGGTGGCTTGGTCGTTAAACAACCTTGCTGCCGACCTGGCGAATCGGGTGACTATCACATCTCTAAAGCAACACAAATCCTGGCATGCTGGGTTTAAGGTTTTGGCTCCTAGCTTAGAAGACATGGAGACGATTCGCAGCGACGGAGTCATAGGCATTCGATTTTTCGCCGAAACTGTAGAATTAGGTTCAGCAAAGACAAGAATCAGCTCCTCTAGGGTCCTTTGGCAGTCTCTCAATGGCAACCTTCCACCGGCCAATGCCTACATTGCTGGCAGTCAGATTATGGCTACGAGTCTACTCTATATCTGTCGGGCATACGTGAATGGTGCCGTCATTCCAGGAAAGGCAGTGGATACCACCGGTTTGGATAATCAAGGGGGAGTCTGCTACAGCCTCCTGGATGGTCAGATTCTGACTGCTTCCACCCAAACAGGGATTCCTTTCGATATCCTAGGCTATCAGAACATCACAGATGCCGAGCAACTAAGCTGGCAAGCCCAGGAGGCTGGGGCGATCCCGGAGGGAGCCGTAAGCACTGGCTACCTTGTGGATGGCACACCTTTGTATAGCTGTCGCGCTTTGCAGGCGGGTCCAGCACCCGACAATATCCAAGACCCCAATAGCAATGATGGTGAGCCAACTCCAGGTTACATTAAAGCTGGAGACACTGGCTGCACCTACGAATACTTTGGAGAGCGAACCGCGGAAAGCTACGAGGTTTTAGTTAGAAACCGCAGTTCTAATCCTACGGTTTCTAGCTTCACGGAAAGGTAG
- a CDS encoding C1 family peptidase, producing the protein MNRLSMGLWATVFAFSGQAIAEQEIEIGNKTIKLQDKPEDGYLNLDEPSSFLWMTDALPEVDLSQWQTPVKDQANRGSCAYFTSIALVEHALKVYYPDNRDVNLSEEYLIYANKKLDGISSNGDGSFLYYNLNSLKRHGFMLEESMPYTHSWFSPGMPCEDYEDNGQAPQFCRSHYAPSQVALDNRVASQDFNLNISQVRSMDEVIERLSEGQGVTISVPVNQNGWRSARVEHNQALEDECQDKPDLCGGHTVLLTGYNLDKREFYFKNSWGQEWGEQGYGIMPFEFVQNWSYGSFFYARFQRLNSDLRNQLTPISLENAEASLVQNVLNKGQAGIRVDFSFRFLAPVGTFYYASVFAQRKGEADSYQAIEIIGEDGASSYLSDREYRIAFTADDLSFSNDKPLSLFISYDELSKAGIDLNDPSIFLRPSVYSMTDIESYGVLYRDYLPIAN; encoded by the coding sequence ATGAATCGATTATCGATGGGATTATGGGCCACCGTTTTTGCCTTTAGTGGACAGGCTATCGCGGAGCAGGAGATTGAGATTGGCAACAAGACGATCAAGTTGCAAGACAAGCCAGAAGATGGCTACCTGAACCTGGATGAGCCAAGTTCGTTTCTTTGGATGACAGACGCCTTACCAGAAGTTGACTTAAGCCAGTGGCAAACCCCAGTGAAGGATCAGGCCAATCGCGGTTCTTGCGCTTATTTCACAAGTATCGCATTGGTTGAGCATGCGTTGAAGGTGTACTATCCAGACAACCGCGATGTTAATCTATCAGAAGAGTATCTGATCTACGCCAATAAAAAGCTTGATGGTATCTCAAGCAACGGCGATGGCTCGTTCTTATATTACAACCTGAATAGTTTGAAGCGTCATGGGTTTATGCTTGAAGAGTCCATGCCCTATACGCACTCGTGGTTTTCTCCAGGGATGCCTTGTGAAGACTATGAGGATAACGGCCAAGCACCTCAGTTCTGCCGCAGTCACTACGCCCCGTCTCAGGTCGCGTTGGATAACCGGGTTGCCAGTCAGGACTTTAATCTAAATATTTCTCAAGTACGATCCATGGATGAAGTGATTGAACGCTTGAGTGAAGGCCAAGGGGTAACAATTTCAGTTCCTGTGAACCAGAACGGTTGGCGGTCAGCTAGAGTTGAACACAATCAAGCTTTAGAGGATGAATGCCAAGACAAGCCTGATCTTTGTGGTGGTCATACAGTGCTTCTCACGGGCTATAACTTAGATAAGCGTGAGTTCTATTTTAAGAACTCTTGGGGGCAAGAATGGGGTGAGCAAGGCTATGGCATCATGCCCTTTGAGTTTGTTCAGAACTGGTCCTATGGAAGCTTTTTCTACGCCCGTTTCCAAAGGCTCAACTCCGACCTAAGAAATCAGCTGACACCCATTAGCTTGGAAAATGCTGAGGCGTCTTTAGTGCAGAATGTTTTGAACAAGGGGCAAGCTGGTATTCGCGTTGATTTTAGCTTCCGCTTTTTAGCGCCTGTAGGAACGTTCTATTATGCAAGCGTATTCGCTCAACGCAAGGGTGAGGCTGATTCCTACCAAGCGATTGAGATTATCGGAGAGGATGGAGCGTCTTCATACCTATCAGATCGGGAATACCGCATCGCGTTCACAGCAGATGACCTGAGTTTTAGCAACGACAAGCCTCTATCCCTATTCATCTCATATGACGAACTGTCAAAGGCTGGTATCGACCTTAACGATCCAAGCATCTTCTTGCGACCGTCTGTTTATAGTATGACTGATATAGAATCATATGGCGTGCTTTACCGTGATTATCTACCTATTGCTAATTAG
- a CDS encoding MBL fold metallo-hydrolase produces the protein MKIHELEGHIQTIYLVEYPDKLLLLDGGCRCDVAVVRSYIEKDLQRTMADLKLVVVTHMHPDHAGGARLYQKRYRIPVASAKLDSQWYAGVKGSVQHNVDTLLAYWVAHRKKKSFRWLWYSKNLHPDVVLEDQQTLPGFDDWQVWSTPGHTDRDLSLLHPESRLVYVADIMLKVKGKFITPVPIKFPDRYRKTVKRLSQLSYGEVLMAHGGRCAVRGEDFLKLGHNVEETPQEYEVLIDIMKSFIKKTLTSR, from the coding sequence ATGAAGATTCACGAACTTGAAGGTCACATTCAAACCATTTATCTAGTTGAATATCCCGACAAACTCCTGCTCCTCGATGGTGGCTGCCGCTGTGATGTAGCTGTCGTTCGCTCTTATATTGAAAAAGACTTGCAACGGACCATGGCGGATTTGAAACTCGTTGTCGTAACCCACATGCATCCAGATCACGCTGGCGGTGCACGGCTTTACCAAAAGCGCTACAGGATCCCAGTGGCTTCGGCCAAGCTTGACAGCCAGTGGTATGCAGGGGTAAAAGGCAGCGTTCAGCACAACGTTGATACACTTCTGGCATACTGGGTGGCTCACCGCAAGAAAAAGAGTTTTCGCTGGCTTTGGTACTCAAAAAATCTGCACCCTGATGTGGTCTTAGAAGATCAGCAGACTTTGCCAGGGTTTGATGACTGGCAGGTTTGGTCTACGCCAGGGCATACGGATCGGGACTTGTCACTGCTTCATCCGGAGAGTCGACTGGTTTACGTGGCCGACATCATGCTCAAGGTAAAGGGCAAGTTTATAACCCCAGTTCCGATTAAATTTCCAGATCGCTATCGAAAAACTGTAAAGCGCCTTTCCCAATTATCTTATGGCGAAGTATTGATGGCACATGGAGGCCGTTGTGCGGTTCGGGGAGAAGACTTCTTAAAGCTGGGACATAACGTAGAGGAGACACCACAAGAGTATGAAGTCTTAATAGATATCATGAAGAGTTTTATTAAGAAGACTCTTACCAGTCGTTGA
- a CDS encoding TrmH family RNA methyltransferase, with translation MPAEKISSLDDPRVYKFTLQKDKELARDQEIIVDSPKVVLRMMDAGRTPKAILANQKFLDDHGQRFEGMDCQVYWADVPLLEKIVGHRLHHGVIALAERPESLKLSALGHRLLVLNGVNKAENVGTIVRTCDALGVDSLLVDERTLSPFIRRAIRVSMGSIFRIKVRTSADLFSDLQTLRTSGYQVLGTGIAPDTHRFDKIDFAKKCALIIGSEGFGMDSALVGLCDAVIKIPMRDHVDSLNASVAAGILLQRLGAI, from the coding sequence ATGCCGGCCGAAAAGATTTCCAGTTTAGACGATCCCCGCGTCTACAAATTCACCCTGCAAAAAGACAAAGAACTAGCTCGCGATCAAGAGATTATTGTCGACAGCCCCAAGGTGGTATTAAGGATGATGGATGCTGGCAGAACGCCAAAAGCGATTCTAGCCAATCAAAAGTTTTTAGATGACCATGGCCAGCGATTTGAAGGCATGGATTGCCAAGTATATTGGGCTGACGTTCCATTACTGGAGAAAATTGTTGGTCATCGTCTTCATCATGGGGTGATCGCCCTGGCTGAGCGACCCGAGTCTCTTAAGCTTTCTGCGCTAGGGCACCGCCTCTTAGTGTTAAATGGAGTTAACAAGGCAGAAAATGTAGGTACCATCGTTCGCACCTGCGATGCTTTGGGAGTAGACTCTCTCCTGGTGGATGAAAGAACACTTTCTCCCTTCATCAGGAGAGCGATTCGAGTGTCTATGGGGTCCATATTCCGCATCAAAGTAAGAACGAGCGCAGATCTCTTTTCTGATCTTCAAACACTTCGGACTAGTGGATATCAGGTCTTAGGCACTGGAATTGCTCCTGATACCCACAGGTTTGATAAGATCGACTTTGCCAAGAAATGCGCCTTGATCATCGGTAGCGAAGGCTTCGGGATGGACTCAGCTCTCGTCGGTCTTTGCGATGCTGTGATCAAGATCCCGATGAGAGACCATGTAGACAGCTTGAATGCGTCTGTTGCAGCGGGAATCCTATTGCAGCGTTTGGGGGCGATCTGA